The following nucleotide sequence is from Flavobacteriales bacterium.
GCAGAACGAAACTGAGACTGACTGATGTACCGTCACAAGTAATTATATTGTGCGCTGTCGTATTCTTGTTGTAATTCAGTATGTCGTTGGTAAACAGTTCGCGATATAGTGTTGGTTAAGAGGTTTGGTTTACACCGTCTCGAATTGCATCTTCAAGTATACCAATACTTATGTCTTTAAGTGTTTTGAACTTAACACAATAGCCAGTTACGCTCGCCTTACCTATTGTCTTTCCGTAGGTGTCGGGTAAATACTTTTTGTCTCGAATGCCCAATATATAAACAGATATTCCTGTCGTGTTTGCACTGATGCCAATCTGATAAAACTCTTTGCTCTTACCGTCAGCATATTTTATGGTTTGAAGTCCATATCCAATGTTTGGATTAGAAACGATTTTGCCATTATCGTCTTTGCCGTCTAAGAACCATAGTTTACATTTTGGCATAACTTTAAGTATGCGTTG
It contains:
- a CDS encoding DUF1801 domain-containing protein; the encoded protein is MNIQEQIKDYIASHPDPKRSDIETLHQRILKVMPKCKLWFLDGKDDNGKIVSNPNIGYGLQTIKYADGKSKEFYQIGISANTTGISVYILGIRDKKYLPDTYGKTIGKASVTGYCVKFKTLKDISIGILEDAIRDGVNQTS